In Prionailurus bengalensis isolate Pbe53 chromosome D4, Fcat_Pben_1.1_paternal_pri, whole genome shotgun sequence, the DNA window gacctggctgaagtcggacgcttaaccgactgcaccacccaggcgccccaaccccagCAGATTTTTCTATAGAAATTGATAGATGATAATAAATTTTGGGCTGAAAGGGCTTAACTTCCCCACAAACctctttattatattatatttatgttccTTTTGTTTTGATGAAAGGGTAACCTTTCGGAGAATGAAGCAATGAAAAGGTCTTAGCCACAACAACGCATGTCTAAGAAAGTACAAATATTGCACTGGTACCTCACTAAGAAAGAAACCCTTAGAACCCACCAATTTCCCAGTCTGGTAGAAATTAAGCAACAGTTTTTCTGAGCAACTCTACCCTGTGACAAGGGCCACAATATCACTTATCATACAAACCAGCAAACTTTTGAAGCTGAAACAGGGTGCTATTAACAAGTATATTGGGACAACAGACATAACTTGGACTATTGCATGCAAATCAGATTATACGATCACTATAGATTATGTCatcaatacaatttaaaataacacattccTTTGGTGTTACTGGTATATTTTACCACTAAAAGGCCTGTAATTATTCCTTCTGGCTCTAGGCCCTTGACCCTTGATACCACTGAGGCCTATGTTACAGAAGACTAAGGAGGCTTTCTTTATCATGTGTTCCACTAAGAAGTCCAAATCCCAAGAGCTGATATCTAGCTTTTTTTTATAAATCCCAGTTTGTGGATAAATGATGCATTTTCATTCCATACATATGGCATCTTGTGAGGCAGGATACTGCAgattaattagaagaaaattgaCAATCCAGAAATTTGTCTTCATTTGAAGCTACTACATTTTGTTCTCTAATAAGGCCAGTGATTTGTGTGGATCTGTTAAAACAATTTATGTCATTTGTTAATATATTAGATATGTCCTTTTGTATGACAAAGGGGCTAATTATGCCCTATTGGTCCATAACCATTGCCTCAGCTTAACACTGTTAAAACAGAAGGAGCATGGCTATGAGTAGAACTGGGCAGAAGCCATTGGACTTACCCTCCTGGgaagatttttccaaagaaaattacaGGAAAGTCACAGCAGTGTGGCCCTCTTCTAAGAACAAGTGTTGGAGCCTAGCAGGACTTTAAGGGATTTAACTATGTGGAAACAAAAAGAAGCCTCAATTCTGAATTTATGTAATCTTTATATTGGGTATATCTTATTAGTCCTTCTAGTTATTTAATCATAGTTAAAATACATCCCTACTGACATCTTATTAAATACAGCACCTAAATCTTGTTCTGACTCTTTCCTTTCAACAAACTCATGGAGTAAGTCCACGTCTTCCTTTGAAAATGTTGTTCTGTTGTGTGCTTCACCTAGAATGTCCGTTCCCTACTTTCCATTTGGAAAAAGATTACTTATCCTTCAGAACCaggtaaaatgtttattatttattcctgaAAGATGTTTTGCTGTGACTTTACTGTTTTAAGTATTATCATAAATTTTATCACAATATatacttgttttatttcattttaccccATTTCTGCCACTGAATGGAACACTACTCAAAAGCAAGATGCAAAGCCTATTTGTCTTTATTTACCATTCCTTAGTAAAATTAATGGATTTTGCACACTCTAGGGGTTTGGGtctttgaatgaaaaaatatgtcTTGAACGTCACTTTTGAGTGTTTTTCTCCTGAAAAGTATCATAAACTGTTCCAATAGCAAATAGAATCAAATTATATCTGACAGAATGCACAGATTCACTTCTTTTATTCAGTAGGAGCAAATTTTTCACTTTCTCAACAGAAGCATCTGtgtctgtgattttattttcaattattttatcttttcattcacgTTAGCATGACAAGTGCATCCCTTCCCTGATATGTTCTGTATTAAGTTCAATCAGCCAATTTTCAATAAATCAATCAGCTAAACAATAAATATTCTACTTGTTGGGATCCTGTAACAGACCTAAAAGAACTTACAGAAACCATGGTATATTACTAGGCTATAGTTAAGATATagaagaaataggggcgcctgggtggcgcagtcggttaagcgtccgacttcagccaggtcactatctcgcggtccgggagttcgagccccgcgtcaggctctgggctgatggctcagagcctggagcctgtttccgattctgtgtctccctctctctctgcccctcccccgttcatgctctgtctctctctgtcccaaaaataaataaacgttgaaaaaatttttaaataaaaaagatatagaagaaataaaggatCTAGTCCCTGCTATTGAGAAACCAATGGATAAACTCATAATTTAATGATATCTCTCATTTTCTAGTACTTTAAAATTTCCAACATAAAGGATTTTCACACAAAGGAGTTCATTGGATAGCTACCTCATACTGACCAAGTGACCCATTCAAATTGGATTTTACTAGTTATGAAACTAAGGTTCCAGAGAATAAATGGATTCAGAGATTGTCCAAGGCCATATACTATTTAACTCCGTTTCTCTTTGCAATGTCCTTTACATTGTCATATATGAAATATTGGCAAGCgcaaataaatatatagagaacaaTACAGTTCTGAGTACAAAACAGTTGAGAGGAGAAGAGCATAGGGATTAGTCAATTacataaaaacacacattaaGTAGCTGGTGAAGTTTAAACCCAAGtttagaagaaaggaacagaaacataagtaaagaataaaggaagaagcTTGCATTGAGGAATAAAATTGGCTCTGTGCACCCCGTGAAGTGTTTAAACAATACCACCCTCAAACAACGTACAGCAAAACAGACAATGGTACATAATTAGAGGCATTTTTCTCTCAGACTTAAGGGCTGGGAAGATTTTTCACTATGGAAAAATACCTGACTTCTTGAAATGTACTCATCTGTGTGGAGCCATGATGTACTCTCCTGGGCTCCAGAGAACAGAAATGCAAACCTACAGAACAAACCTACAGAAATATTGACTTTCTATCTTAGTATCTGAAGCCCCCACAATTTGGCTCCAAGCTGCCTTTCCAATCTTCTCCTCTGTCACTAACCAACCTCTGTCACTAACCCAAGTTCCAACTAATCGAAACTCTTATAAATGGTGGTCCATATCTTGCCATATGCTGTTTTGTCTGTCTGAAAAATTCTTCTGTATAAGACTACTAGGAGAATTGTTTTTCCTAGCTCAGCCAAGCAGAAAACCCCTTCCTAGGACTCTCTTCTAGGGGAATTTTACCTATCCCCCTTTAATAACACTTAACACACTGAATTATAATTGTGACTCACTTAAGTCTGTGACCACTTAAGGTCACCAATCTTAACAGCCAGTCTCAGCATGGTGAGACTATAAATGGAATCTATCACTAAATGTCTTAAAAGATACTGCATATCTTTACTAAGATTTtcaagacagagacacagaggaaggaTCACAGAACACCAGCACCAAAGCTTCCTATTTagccattttctttattttctctgattctatttttatggtttctatttaAACATCTCCCATATCTATGTTCCAAATATCTAACATGCACCTCTTTCTTCCTCATTGCATTATCCCCTCTTTCTCACTGTCCTCTTTTATGTCTTTCCTAGAGATGGTCCAAACCCTTTTACATGAAGATGACTTTATCCCATTTAAACTATTCCAATtcaaagcagtgtggaggttcctcagaaaattaaaaatagacctaccctatgacccagaaatagcactgctaggaatttatccaagggatacaggagtactgatgcatagggccacttgtaccccaatgttcatagcagcactctcaacaatagccaaattatggaaagagcctaaatgtccatcaactgatgaatggataaagaaattgtggtttatatataaaatggaatattacgtggcaatgagaaaaaatgaaatatggccttttgtagcaacgtggatggaactggagagtgtgatgctaagtgaaataagccatacagagaaagacagataccatatggtttcactcttatgtggatcctgagaaacttaaacaggaacccatgggggaggggaagaaaaaaaagaaagaggttagagtgcgagagagccaaagcataagagactgttgaaaactgagaacaaactgggggttgatggggggtgggagggaggagagggtgggtgatgggtattgaggagggcaccttttgagatgagcactgggtgttgtatggaaaccaatttgtcaataaatttcatataaaaaaaaataaactattccaATTCACCATCACTCTGTTCAGCCCCTTAAAAATCCAACATACTATGAATGCAAACAAAGGATCCAGCTTAGAaggtaggggaaggggaaagctGTGAAtagtctttaatatttttgttcttaatttaagTGCCAGTCTGTATACCACAGGACTATGCACTCCTTGATCAtgtttgggattttgtctccatgtgtttgtttttttgatatcACCAATAGTTAGCATAATGTCTGAGACAACATATTCAGTAAATACTGATTACTTGAATAATTTAATGCAGGAACaaatgactgactgaatgaatgaatagaaagcTCTTATTCTATAGGCAATTCATCTAACTGAAAAGATACCTAATTTGTGATACTTTAAACCCACTATTACCATGTTCTCAGAGAATTATATGAACAAGTTCTTTAGAAGCTAATTTTTGAGTCATTAACAGTAACAATGGTTTTCACTCAGATGCCACTACTCATCTATTGAAACATATGATAAGCCCTCAATCAGCTGGGGTGCCTGCATAGTGACACACATTCCCTCAGACACTTCTTCACAGAAGTGTGTCTGCCAGTTTGCAGCCAAAAGGAAGTCAGACCTAGGAAAAACAGCTTCATTTTTCTACTCTTGTCTCTCTATGGCATATACACAGGCTAGGTACCTAATACACTAAAAAGCTCACTCTTTTCCTTTATATGATTGAAGGCCACCCCATTAGTAATTATTTACATTGAGTTCTAGTTTATCTTCCTAAGAAAGATAGGAGACTAGAAAACCAATGCACATAGAAGGTAAGAGGTTAAGACAACAAAATGGCATTTCCTTTCACATAAGATTACAGAACCCATTATTCCAGAGTTAAACTAAATTATGTTATCCATGAGAAGGTGGATGGTTTGGATGAGAATCCTTTTACCCATAAATTGCTGTCCCTTTCTTCTTTAATCTAGTCATGAAGGGAAAAGGTAGGCCCTACATTTCTCTCACATTTAAATATCAGGaacagaaaaattagaatttcaggAGTTAATGGTACCACCAATCCTTATATTTAGTTTGGAACCTACAGGTGAGATCCAGTTCTGCATTCAGAGTAAAGGAATTTGTTTAAAGCATTGACATTCCCTCTGAGGAGCATTTCTGACACAGCATATTCTTCACAGCTTCCTTCACATCTTTGTTCCTCAAACTATAGATGAGGGGATTGAGCATAGGTGTCACAACTCCATAGAAGAGAGAGATGATTTTGTCTGTGACTTGTACTTTGTCTGTATCAGAGAAGTTTTTAGCCTTGGGTTTTGCATACATGAAGAGGATGGTTCCATAGAATATAATCACCACAGTTAGGTGGGCggagcaggtggagaaggctttGTGCTTCCCCTCTGCAGAAGGAATCTTCAGGATAGTGGAGAGAATGAAAacataggaaacaaaaatgaaaagtactgGGACCACAAGAAAGATAACATTAGCAATAACCATGCTAATAACATTTATGGAGATATCAGCACAAGCCAATTTTAAGACAGCCAAGATTTCACAAGTAAAATGATTAATGACATTATCCCCACAGAAAGGAAGCCGCATTGCAAGAGAGGTTTGTAACACAGAATTGACACCCCCTGCAATCCAGGACCCAGCAGCCATGGACATGTATGAAGTCTTGCTCATAATAACGGAGTATCTCAGAGGGTTACAGATGGCCGCATAGCGGTCAAATGCCATCATGCTCAGAAGGACACACTCTGTGGCTCCCATAGCAAAGGAGAGAAACATTTGCACTCCACACCCAGAGAAGGAAATGGTTTTCTGTGAAGTTAAGAAGCTGCTGAGAAATAGGGGAATAGAAGAACTGGTATAGCAAATGTCCAAGAATGATAAGTTActgaggaaaaagtacatgggggtgtgcaAGTGGGAGTCACAGACACTTACAATGATGATGATTCCATTTCCCAGCAGGATAACCAGGTACATACACAGCACCATCACAAAGTAAATGGCCTCAAGCTCTGGATAGCCAGAAAGCCCCAGTAGGACAAATTCTGTCACAGAAGACTGATTGGTCTTTCCCatgctaatattttctttcaacaaaatGAATTCTGTAGCAGCCAGAATACATGTGGATCTGTTACAGCAGTGTTTGCAAGAGGTGTTTGCATCCTTAAGCGGCTTCCCTTATGGGTAATACAGACTTATGACTGGATAGAAAGATAGCATAAGAATATGTTATGATCCTCTAAGCTCAGTTATAGACTTTTAGATATCATGAAGGAGACTTtggctcaaaacaacaaaaaaagaccttGTTAGAAAAGAGATTCAGAACACATACAACTAgtttataaatatgtatctaaCTTAcattataaatttgaaatttgaatgcAATGTCACCATAACATTTTTACCAAACAATCCAGAACACAATATGTTACCCTCAACAAAAATCACTGTTCTtcacttattaaaacaaaatactgtatGTAAGTCCTGCTGCAATGGTACTTTAACCTCAGAATTTTGTGGCtagaaaacaagatgaaaaagatATATTCTTCAGAAAAAGAACTTTTGGTTAATTCTAATCTGGGGAGAAATGTATACCTGTAATACCCTAAGAATATTAACTATAGGCATTACTAATgtcaaaaaacaaacttttggattaaattattctttttcatctttttcagcACAAATTGGGATGTCTAGGTAACTCTATTGTCCTGCCTAATACATATAATGAATTACAGGTTGATCTCAGAAAAACTCTAGTGCACATGTCTCAATCTACAAACCATAATAAAGGTATAACCTAAGAAATTTAAGTTATGATGGATTTACTCTTTTACTTGCAGGCATGAGAAAATACATATTATCTTTTCCCTGCACAGAAATCAGCTTCTGTTCTAACAGCTTCTCTGCCAATCTTACTCTCACTGCATATTCAGAATGCCCATAATAAAGAGGGATAGGTCACTCAAAATATTCTTAAGCACGGTAATATGTTATAATTACTTATATCCCCACTTCActagaatatagaatatttttatataaaaatgacaaaaacagaaGCCCTACTTTTTTGTGAGATTGCTAGTCTCATAAATTCCATCTCAATAAGTTCAATAATATAACTAAAAGAACTAtctgtttctcagttttcatttataCCAAGTAATTGCCATTGCtacagtaaaaacaacaacaaaacaaaagcaaacaaataagatGATTAACCAGTGGAAAAACAGAACTGACTTCCAGTAAAAATGAAAGTTGGACCTCTTTACAGTCACTTAACTAGTAGAGGAGCCTTTAAAGGAACAGCCAATGGAGCATCAAAGCAGCTTACGGTCTTTGCTGCTTTGAGGATCTTTCTAGTCCCAAAAGTAATTTAAAGTTCACAATGTGGATTGGTTAGAATTTAGAAACTTTCTAGTACTTTTGGGATCAAGTCCCCTAGAAGCAATTAAAACAAAGTTCctaatacaattaaaattaaatgtaactcacaaaacaaataattcttcTGACTTTACACCTTCTGGGAAGAGCAAATTTAGAACTGCTACCCAGGTAAAATGGCCAAGACACAATACGCCAAACTTAACCAATCTATTGTTCAGTCACGCCCACACATATGAGACAACATGcagcagaacagatcaacaaTTCCCATGAGGTGAGCAAACCACACTTTACTTatgaacaggaaaagaaattccAACTTGAGATTATTATGACATTTGCTATGCCTATCTTTTGAAATCAGTACCAACATTTGAAGAATtcaatcattttatatgaatagtATGAAATACTCTTCCAGCATGAAAATAAGGGAAACCATTGTGAGAAGTCTTATAAAGGGAACAAAATTTGACAACGCTCTTTTTTGTCAGtggacaatattttttaaaagtcactgagTGAAATATGCAACATAATCCTGAGCAATGGGAAAACAATTTACACCATGAAAGATGGTATTATATACTGCAACAATACAAATTTGAAGAGCAATTCCCAAAGTTCTTAACTTTATACAAGTACTTTTTCAGTATACTTGCTCATAATGCaaatgttgagcatgttttctcATTAATGCTCAGTGAACAAAAGAATTAAACAGTTTTGATGTGAGCAAGATAAAAGCTATGTTACAATACAAATGTAAGATAGACTGCAAATGCAAGGAGTTTTATAAGGAAAttatacaaaacaaagaaatgttaaatgaagaaaaatacttaCAATTAAAGAGGTACGTAGAATAGACACTTATAATTtacttcagataaacaacaaataatatttAGTACAAGTATTTCCTatgcaatattttcattttatcccaGTATACATGTGCAAAAGCATTcagaaataattcaaatttaactgggcattatttattttcatatgctaaCCTGGCAACCCTAACTTCTTGTGCCAGGTTTCACTTGAAATCCAGTCTAAGCCCAGGTTGCACCACCTAGCACCATTCCCAGGCATTGGAGGGAGTACAGAATCCAGGTGCCTGGGCAGTACTACTCACAACAATACTGTGAGacagtactatttttatttttttttaactttttatttacttattttgagagagagagcacatgcaggcaGGGgtgtagtggcagagagaggaaagagaatcccaagcaggctctgcacagtcagcacagagcccaccgtggggcttgaacccacaaaccatgagcccatgacccgagccaaaatcaagagtcggacacaacaaaatgagccacccagatgccccaagactgtactatttttttaaactttcaatatTCTCAAAAAGAGAATATTTAGTGTATTTCTCTAAACCATTCTAGTCAATACAGGATTATACATCTGTTGTCTCAGATGTACCCAGCCACTGCATAAATATCACCTACAGCTACAACCCTCTTCCCTTTCCAGGACAAATATGGTAAGAAGAAACTAACATGAACTTATAGGGTTTCATGATCTAGTACTGCTCTTCAACATTTCCAAGATATGGTCTATCATCTCAACTTCCcgctttttcatttcatttaattcagcGTTTACTAACTGAGGCCTCCTCATTCCAGGAGCTATGTCTGCTTCTTCCTCAAATCCCATAAATTATTTTAGTCCCCTGCCAGGTACTACATCCCATTACAAGAATAGCAAGCAATGCCTAGGGTCTTAATATCTGGGGTTAACTCCCCTAATGATGATTACCTCTCTCTACATCCCATTACAAAAGTCAAATCTACATGTTGCCCCCTCCATTTTGCTGTGAAGACCAttcactgaatttttcatttccattatgctttttttcagttctaaaatttccatttgttgttgttgttttctacaTCTTTCCTGAGACTTTGGTTCTCTGCTTAGGTcttctctattttcatttgttcttagTGTATGTGTGTAATTGCTCACTGAGATATTTTATAATGGCTGCTTTAAATTCCTTGTCAAATAATTTCaatgtctgttcattttttttgtatctggaGATTGTCCTATATCAAATTGAGATACCTGATTCTTTGTATGAAGAGTGATATTCATTTGTATCCTGGGTATTTTAGGTACTATGAGAGTCTGGATCTTATTCAGACCTTCTGTTTTAACAGGACTCCTCTAAAACCACGCCCTTTACAGAAGGAAATCATCACCTCGTTCTTGCCAGATTCAGCAAAAGTTTAGTCTCCTCACACGGCCTTTATGACACAGTGGGGATAGAAAGATTTGTTACTACAGGGCTGTGGTAAAAGCCTTGACTTTCCACTAATCCTCCTCTGAAAGTCTATGTGGAGGGAAAGAGCAGATGGAAGAAGGTTAAAATCTAGGCTCCCCACTTGATATGTGCTGAAGTAGGGAAGTAGGGCTGTAGTATTTTTCTCTCGTGTTTGGCTGGAATAGGCAATTACCGCTGTTATGTTTTTTGTCTTGCTAAGCCACCCCTTTCTGTTCCACTAGAGTAAGATTTTCTTGTGCTTTTCTGTTTGTCCCCATTGGTGTTTCCAAGTTGTAGGCTTATCTAGCACTCAGTCTGGGATAtgtagaaagcaaaaataaaacccaggaaACTCACTGCTTTTTGTTTCCTTAGATCCCAAAGTCCCTAGctggtctctttctctccacctttcagagtcttcttatgttttctttacaCATAATGTCCAGAGTTTTCactgtatttaataaaatagagagAAGTATCTATTCCATCGTGTCTGCTACCAGAAATCcctatatctattttaaaagtgaatcCATTAGTATAATCTTCCCTAGAAAATACTCCAGCCAGAATGACttctcaatgaatttttaaactcttataaggaagaaacaaattaaattcTACATAATCTATTCAcagatagaaaacagaaaactcccttaattcatttttatgaggTGAGTATAAACTGTATACCAATATGTAACATatggggttttttctttttctttaaaaagaaaaattacaaaaatgaactattgggacctcatcaaaataaaaagcttctgcatagcaaaggaaacaatcagcaaaactaaaaggcaaccaacagaattggagaagatatttgcaaacaacatatcagataaagggttagtatccaaggtctataaagaacttatcaaact includes these proteins:
- the LOC122474413 gene encoding olfactory receptor 13C7-like, coding for MGKTNQSSVTEFVLLGLSGYPELEAIYFVMVLCMYLVILLGNGIIIIVSVCDSHLHTPMYFFLSNLSFLDICYTSSSIPLFLSSFLTSQKTISFSGCGVQMFLSFAMGATECVLLSMMAFDRYAAICNPLRYSVIMSKTSYMSMAAGSWIAGGVNSVLQTSLAMRLPFCGDNVINHFTCEILAVLKLACADISINVISMVIANVIFLVVPVLFIFVSYVFILSTILKIPSAEGKHKAFSTCSAHLTVVIIFYGTILFMYAKPKAKNFSDTDKVQVTDKIISLFYGVVTPMLNPLIYSLRNKDVKEAVKNMLCQKCSSEGMSML